The Brachyspira hyodysenteriae ATCC 27164 genome includes a window with the following:
- the miaA gene encoding tRNA (adenosine(37)-N6)-dimethylallyltransferase MiaA, translating into MKNIVFISGATASGKSSFAHKLIDNYFNNAAIISIDSIQVYRYMDIGSAKPSQQEIKKYNYKMVDILEPSVNFNIKEYLDIFKDVINSIDNIPIFGVGGTGFYIDAIKYGIFDEENDNQEASQKIRKELYDRIDKYGLESLYSELLNIDKEAAENIDRFNARRVVRALEVYYNTGKKFSELKKLRKPVIDLDYLSYVIDIDRETLYDNINKRVDIMFEKGLLDEVKKIIDMGIDNSYTSMQAIGYKEIYDYLINESMSLDETIELIKKRTRNFAKRQLTWFRREEHRRINENDIDKVAEEIKSFYNIK; encoded by the coding sequence GTGAAAAATATTGTATTTATATCAGGAGCAACAGCTTCAGGTAAAAGCAGTTTTGCTCATAAATTAATAGATAACTATTTCAATAATGCCGCCATAATATCTATAGACTCCATACAAGTTTATAGATATATGGATATAGGCTCTGCCAAACCTTCCCAACAAGAAATAAAAAAATACAATTATAAAATGGTTGATATATTAGAACCTTCTGTCAATTTCAATATAAAAGAATACCTTGATATATTTAAAGATGTGATAAATAGTATAGATAATATACCAATATTTGGTGTAGGAGGCACTGGATTTTATATAGATGCTATAAAATATGGTATTTTTGATGAGGAAAATGACAATCAAGAAGCTTCTCAGAAAATTAGAAAAGAACTTTATGATAGAATAGATAAATACGGACTTGAAAGTTTATATTCAGAGCTTTTGAATATTGATAAAGAAGCTGCAGAGAATATAGATAGATTTAATGCAAGGCGTGTTGTAAGGGCTTTAGAAGTTTATTATAACACTGGAAAAAAATTTTCAGAATTAAAAAAATTAAGAAAACCGGTTATTGATTTGGATTATTTGAGTTATGTTATTGATATTGATAGAGAAACTCTTTATGATAATATTAATAAAAGAGTTGACATAATGTTTGAAAAAGGCTTGCTTGATGAAGTAAAAAAAATTATTGATATGGGAATAGATAATAGTTATACATCAATGCAGGCTATAGGTTATAAAGAGATTTATGATTATTTGATAAATGAATCTATGAGTTTAGATGAAACTATTGAACTTATTAAAAAGCGTACAAGAAATTTTGCTAAAAGACAGCTTACCTGGTTTA